One genomic region from Osmerus mordax isolate fOsmMor3 chromosome 4, fOsmMor3.pri, whole genome shotgun sequence encodes:
- the smad6b gene encoding mothers against decapentaplegic homolog 6b isoform X2 — protein MFRTKRSGLVRRLWRSRLIPDKEGDDGNGKSSEGCRDDLFGNNPEKIPKTELRPMTPSGSLVGDLGGVCTRNPADGSGLGVTADQDGGAVCVQDQGSPRSIQDSECRTVTCCLFKDRDHSESRGPETAHRMELGSCHFVLRNLRPRDTGSSEAQETKPRTVLEHDLKTATYSLLKRLKEKTLDALLEAVESRGGMPSDCVMVSRAELRLGGHMASPQLLACKLYRWSDLQHSAQLKPLCECKSFGSLDSPAVCCNPYHYSRLCGPESPPPPYSRLFPNEEHKPLDASMSPDAPKQSHWCNVAYWEHRTRVGRLYTVYDHSVSIFYDLPQGTGFCLGQLSLEPRSSTVQRTRGKIGYGILLSKEPDGVWAYNRSEHPVFVNSPTLDVPNSRTLVVRKVMPGYSIKVFDYERSCLLRHTTDPDLLDGPYDPNSVRISFAKGWGPCYSRQFITSCPCWLEILLSNHR, from the exons ATGTTCAGGACGAAACGCTCAGGTCTTGTGCGGCGACTCTGGAGAAGCCGTTTGATTCCAGATAAAGAGGGGGATGATGGAAATGGCAAATCTAGCGAGGGGTGTAGGGACGATCTGTTCGGCAACAACCCAGAGAAAATTCCCAAAACGGAGCTCAGACCGATGACCCCTAGCGGGTCGCTTGTAGGGGACTTAGGGGGAGTGTGTACCCGGAACCCCGCTGATGGCAGCGGCTTGGGGGTCACAGCGGACCAAGATGGGGGtgcggtgtgtgtccaggaccaGGGAAGTCCGCGCTCCATACAGGACAGTGAATGCAGAACAGTAACATGCTGTTTATTTAAGGACAGGGACCACTCTGAATCTCGAGGTCCAGAGACGGCCCACAGAATGGAACTCGGGTCATGTCACTTCGTGCTGAGGAACCTCCGGCCACGGGACACTGGTTCTTCTGAGGCGCAGGAAACAAAGCCACGCACGGTGTTGGAGCACGATCTCAAAACTGCTACATATTCTCTTTTGAAAAGACTAAAAGAGAAAACCCTGGATGCCTTATTGGAGGCTGTGGAGTCCAGAGGCGGGATGCCGAGCGACTGTGTCATGGTGTCGCGGGCAGAGCTGAGGCTCGGCGGTCATATGGCATCCCCTCAACTGCTTGCCTGTAAACTGTACCGTTGGTCCGACCTTCAGCACTCTGCCCAGCTCAAGCCACTCTGTGAGTGTAAGAGTTTTGGATCTTTGGACAGTCCAGCGGTATGCTGCAACCCCTATCACTACAGTCGACTGTGTGGGCCAG AGTCACCCCCACCGCCATATTCAAGGCTTTTCCCCAATGAAGAACACAAGCCACTGG ATGCCAGTATGTCGCCTGACGCCCCTAAGCAGAGCCACTGGTGCAACGTGGCATACTGGGAGCACCGGACACGCGTGGGCCGCCTCTACACCGTGTACGACCACTCGGTCAGCATCTTCTACGATCTACCTCAGGGCACGGGCTTCTGCCTGGGCCAGCTCAGCCTGGAGCCGCGGAGCAGCACCGTCCAGCGCACGCGGGGCAAGATCGGCTACGGCATCCTCCTGAGCAAGGAGCCCGACGGCGTGTGGGCGTACAACCGCAGCGAGCACCCCGTGTTCGTCAACTCTCCCACTCTGGACGTGCCCAACAGCAGGACGCTGGTGGTGCGCAAGGTGATGCCGGGATACTCCATCAAGGTGTTTGACTATGAGCGCTCCTGCCTCCTGAGGCACACCACAGACCCCGACCTCCTGGACGGACCTTACGACCCCAACAGCGTGCGGATCAGCTTTGCGAAGGGCTGGGGCCCCTGCTATTCTAGACAGTTCATCACCTCTTGCCCCTGTTGGCTGGAGATCCTGCTCAGCAACCACAGATAA
- the smad6b gene encoding mothers against decapentaplegic homolog 6b isoform X1, producing the protein MFRTKRSGLVRRLWRSRLIPDKEGDDGNGKSSEGCRDDLFGNNPEKIPKTELRPMTPSGSLVGDLGGVCTRNPADGSGLGVTADQDGGAVCVQDQGSPRSIQDSECRTVTCCLFKDRDHSESRGPETAHRMELGSCHFVLRNLRPRDTGSSEAQETKPRTVLEHDLKTATYSLLKRLKEKTLDALLEAVESRGGMPSDCVMVSRAELRLGGHMASPQLLACKLYRWSDLQHSAQLKPLCECKSFGSLDSPAVCCNPYHYSRLCGPESPPPPYSRLFPNEEHKPLDLSDSTLSYTETEVASSPNVTPGEFSDASMSPDAPKQSHWCNVAYWEHRTRVGRLYTVYDHSVSIFYDLPQGTGFCLGQLSLEPRSSTVQRTRGKIGYGILLSKEPDGVWAYNRSEHPVFVNSPTLDVPNSRTLVVRKVMPGYSIKVFDYERSCLLRHTTDPDLLDGPYDPNSVRISFAKGWGPCYSRQFITSCPCWLEILLSNHR; encoded by the exons ATGTTCAGGACGAAACGCTCAGGTCTTGTGCGGCGACTCTGGAGAAGCCGTTTGATTCCAGATAAAGAGGGGGATGATGGAAATGGCAAATCTAGCGAGGGGTGTAGGGACGATCTGTTCGGCAACAACCCAGAGAAAATTCCCAAAACGGAGCTCAGACCGATGACCCCTAGCGGGTCGCTTGTAGGGGACTTAGGGGGAGTGTGTACCCGGAACCCCGCTGATGGCAGCGGCTTGGGGGTCACAGCGGACCAAGATGGGGGtgcggtgtgtgtccaggaccaGGGAAGTCCGCGCTCCATACAGGACAGTGAATGCAGAACAGTAACATGCTGTTTATTTAAGGACAGGGACCACTCTGAATCTCGAGGTCCAGAGACGGCCCACAGAATGGAACTCGGGTCATGTCACTTCGTGCTGAGGAACCTCCGGCCACGGGACACTGGTTCTTCTGAGGCGCAGGAAACAAAGCCACGCACGGTGTTGGAGCACGATCTCAAAACTGCTACATATTCTCTTTTGAAAAGACTAAAAGAGAAAACCCTGGATGCCTTATTGGAGGCTGTGGAGTCCAGAGGCGGGATGCCGAGCGACTGTGTCATGGTGTCGCGGGCAGAGCTGAGGCTCGGCGGTCATATGGCATCCCCTCAACTGCTTGCCTGTAAACTGTACCGTTGGTCCGACCTTCAGCACTCTGCCCAGCTCAAGCCACTCTGTGAGTGTAAGAGTTTTGGATCTTTGGACAGTCCAGCGGTATGCTGCAACCCCTATCACTACAGTCGACTGTGTGGGCCAG AGTCACCCCCACCGCCATATTCAAGGCTTTTCCCCAATGAAGAACACAAGCCACTGG ATCTGTCAGACTCCACATTGTCTTACACTGAAACGGAGGTGGCTAGCTCTCCGAACGTCACTCCGGGGGAGTTTTCAG ATGCCAGTATGTCGCCTGACGCCCCTAAGCAGAGCCACTGGTGCAACGTGGCATACTGGGAGCACCGGACACGCGTGGGCCGCCTCTACACCGTGTACGACCACTCGGTCAGCATCTTCTACGATCTACCTCAGGGCACGGGCTTCTGCCTGGGCCAGCTCAGCCTGGAGCCGCGGAGCAGCACCGTCCAGCGCACGCGGGGCAAGATCGGCTACGGCATCCTCCTGAGCAAGGAGCCCGACGGCGTGTGGGCGTACAACCGCAGCGAGCACCCCGTGTTCGTCAACTCTCCCACTCTGGACGTGCCCAACAGCAGGACGCTGGTGGTGCGCAAGGTGATGCCGGGATACTCCATCAAGGTGTTTGACTATGAGCGCTCCTGCCTCCTGAGGCACACCACAGACCCCGACCTCCTGGACGGACCTTACGACCCCAACAGCGTGCGGATCAGCTTTGCGAAGGGCTGGGGCCCCTGCTATTCTAGACAGTTCATCACCTCTTGCCCCTGTTGGCTGGAGATCCTGCTCAGCAACCACAGATAA